From a single Candidatus Brevundimonas phytovorans genomic region:
- the tsaE gene encoding tRNA (adenosine(37)-N6)-threonylcarbamoyltransferase complex ATPase subunit type 1 TsaE: MTTFALPDAEATTRLGQAIAPLLEPGESVLLYGPLGMGKSTLARGLIRALTTPDEDVPSPTFTLVQFYESDPPVAHFDLYRLSRPEEAFEIGLDEALDEGCALIEWPERLGDNPGHMLGPDRLSITIAEDGDGRLASVIGAGAWEAKLKEVHV; the protein is encoded by the coding sequence CGAGGCCACCACCCGTCTGGGCCAAGCCATCGCCCCCCTGCTGGAACCGGGCGAATCCGTCCTGCTCTACGGCCCGCTGGGCATGGGCAAGTCGACCCTGGCGCGCGGCCTGATCCGCGCCCTGACGACCCCCGACGAGGACGTGCCGTCGCCGACCTTCACCCTGGTCCAGTTCTACGAGAGCGATCCGCCCGTCGCCCACTTCGACCTCTACCGCCTCAGCCGCCCGGAAGAGGCCTTCGAGATCGGTCTGGACGAGGCGCTGGACGAAGGCTGCGCCCTGATTGAATGGCCCGAGCGTCTGGGCGACAACCCCGGCCATATGCTCGGGCCTGACCGGCTGAGCATCACCATCGCCGAGGATGGCGACGGCCGCCTTGCGTCCGTTATTGGCGCAGGGGCGTGGGAAGCGAAACTGAAGGAAGTCCATGTCTGA
- a CDS encoding phosphotransferase, whose product MSDREALRLDFLRSAGLAEAVRAPLPGDASTRRYERLTTASGASLMLMDQAPAAESQPCDPSWSPAQRHAHGWNAVARLSAGRIEAFAAVAAHLKSLGLSAPEIVAVDAPNGLAVIEDFGDALFAKVISDGAEEASLYRAAVEALAVLHAAPTPEVLSGAAGDWPLLTYDQTALQGGADLFVEWLPKLIPSLSFDDAAVAEWRAVWAPITAAGEAGASVMAHRDYHAENLIRLDGRTGAASVGLIDFQDAVKAHPSWDLHSLLQDARRDVSPALEALALDHYFALRPETDREAFMASYAGLAALNEARILGIFARLIARDAKPKYAAFMPRMWAHLNANLTAPGLEAVAAWMDRHVPEDVRR is encoded by the coding sequence ATGTCTGACCGCGAAGCCCTCCGTCTCGATTTTCTGCGCTCGGCCGGTCTGGCCGAGGCCGTCCGCGCGCCCCTGCCCGGCGACGCCTCGACCCGCCGCTACGAGCGCCTGACCACGGCCTCGGGCGCCAGCCTGATGCTGATGGATCAGGCCCCCGCCGCCGAGAGCCAGCCCTGCGATCCGTCGTGGAGCCCCGCCCAACGTCACGCCCACGGCTGGAACGCCGTCGCCCGCCTGTCCGCCGGCCGCATCGAGGCCTTCGCTGCCGTCGCCGCCCATCTGAAATCGCTCGGCCTGTCCGCGCCGGAGATCGTCGCTGTCGACGCCCCCAACGGCCTGGCCGTGATCGAGGATTTCGGCGACGCCCTGTTCGCCAAGGTCATCAGTGACGGCGCCGAAGAGGCCTCGCTCTACCGCGCCGCCGTCGAGGCCCTGGCCGTCCTGCACGCCGCCCCGACGCCTGAGGTCCTGAGCGGCGCCGCCGGCGACTGGCCCCTGCTGACCTATGACCAGACGGCGCTGCAGGGCGGGGCTGATCTGTTCGTCGAATGGCTGCCGAAGCTGATCCCGTCGCTCAGCTTCGACGACGCCGCCGTCGCCGAATGGCGCGCCGTCTGGGCTCCGATCACGGCGGCGGGCGAGGCGGGCGCCAGCGTCATGGCCCACCGCGACTATCACGCCGAGAACTTGATCCGACTGGACGGCCGGACCGGCGCCGCCTCGGTCGGCCTGATCGACTTCCAGGACGCGGTGAAGGCCCACCCGTCGTGGGACCTCCACTCCCTGCTGCAGGACGCCCGCCGCGACGTCTCGCCCGCGCTGGAGGCCCTGGCGCTGGACCACTATTTCGCCCTGCGCCCGGAGACCGACCGCGAAGCCTTCATGGCGTCCTACGCCGGTCTGGCCGCGCTGAACGAAGCGCGCATTCTGGGCATCTTCGCCCGCCTGATCGCCCGCGACGCCAAGCCGAAATACGCCGCCTTCATGCCGCGCATGTGGGCCCACCTGAACGCCAACCTGACGGCGCCGGGCCTTGAAGCTGTCGCCGCTTGGATGGACCGCCACGTGCCGGAGGATGTGCGTCGATGA